A part of Biomphalaria glabrata chromosome 3, xgBioGlab47.1, whole genome shotgun sequence genomic DNA contains:
- the LOC106063727 gene encoding U6 snRNA-associated Sm-like protein LSm2 — protein sequence MLFYSFFKSLVGKEVVVELKNDLCICGTLHSVDQFLNIKLTDISVTDPEKYPHMLSVKTCFIRGSVVRYVQLPADECDTQLLQDATRKEAAQNKQR from the exons ATG CTCTTCTATTCATTTTTCAAGTCATTGGTAGGGAAGGAAGTCGTTGTGGAGCTGAAAAATGATCTTTG cattTGTGGAACACTGCACTCTGTTGACCAGTTCTTGAACATAAAACTGACAGATATCAGTGTCACTGATCCAGAGAAGTATCCTCACATG cTATCAGTAAAAACATGTTTCATCCGTGGCTCTGTTGTGCGGTATGTCCAGCTACCAGCAGACGAATGTGATACACAGCTGTTACAAGATGCAACGCGGAAAGAAGCAGcccaaaacaaacaaagataa